From Drosophila nasuta strain 15112-1781.00 chromosome X, ASM2355853v1, whole genome shotgun sequence, one genomic window encodes:
- the LOC132795731 gene encoding uncharacterized protein LOC132795731, translating to MYAFEAKLFAEIEKTQARWDAREKELREKEQKAAAKLNLDAKPKPPSESELHEMELEKICKNFQKLLPKLVPDHCDCSPEFQEMLKKDGYMCCVPAAKAAGLYVGVPDPPKPDSESPEVSPPHTLDDLLHESMYKYHLPEPPRKRKSNESITEEEATTIKSTGAVPKTTINRSELPVKRINKQNGCSSQPLKKKVKKEHLEEPEPEIDLDCEFGMENIQKFRSNTVREDPLPSGICLTNQIMFTNQFHVAKPLPMVANALDIKKSEAMTTLKIDDNIDPQDEQSPGYSQCETRPGTPFELQPVESDPEDEQSPGYLQCETRPGTPFELQPVEGDPQDEQSPGYSQWETRPGTPFELQPVESDPEDEQSPGYSQWETRPGTPFVFQPVEDEGKEALPIAVAYALGLKKSGSVPTLKIDDDRDPQFQQSPRYPQCKAPPCTPCTPAKWQPKEGQGEKALPIAVAYALGLKKSGSVPTLKIDDDRDPQFQQSPRYPQCKAPPCTPCTPAKWQPKEGQGKEALPIAVAYALGLKKSGSVPTLKIDDDRDPQVEQSPRYPQCKAPPCTPCTPAKLQPEEGQGGWLSPPVVVDDGRLDLLSSSIPEHNTIIEKMLDKNPVGRFYWD from the exons ATGTATGCCTTTGAGGCTAAACTCTTTGCGGAGATCGAGAAAACGCAAGCGCGATGGGACGCTCGGGAAAAAGAATTACGTGAAAAGGAGCAGAAGGCAGCCGCCAAGTTGAATCTAGATGCTAAACCGAAGCCACCTTCGGAAAGCGAACTCCACGAAATGGAGTTAgagaaaatttgtaaaaattttcaaaagctGCTACCTAAACTGGTGCCTGATCATTGCGATTGTAGTCCAGAGTTTCAAGAGATGTTAAAGAAGGACGGGTACATGTGCTGTGTACCAGCAGCAAAGGCAGCGGGCCTCTACGTTGGCGTCCCCGATCCCCCCAAACCCGACTCGGAGAGTCCCGAAGTTTCTC CTCCACATACGCTGGATGACTTACTCCACGAAAGCATGTATAAATATCATTTGCCGGAGCCTCCAAGGAAGCGTAAGAGCAATGAGTCGATTACCGAAGAGGAGGCAACTACGATCAAGTCAACTGGTGCTGTGCCCAAAACAACAATCAATCGAAGTGAGTTACCTGTCAAGCGGATCAACAAACAGAACGGCTGTTCATCGCAGCCTTTGAAAA AGAAAGTGAAGAAAGAACATCTGGAGGAGCCGGAGCCGGAAATTGATCTCGACTGTGAATTTGGCATGGAGAACATTCAAAAGTTTCGCTCAAATACCGTGCGTGAGGATCCATTGCCCTCAGGCATTTGCTTGACCAATCAAATAATGTTCACAAACCAATTTCACGTTGCGAAGCCGCTGCCGATGG TTGCCAATGCATTGGACATTAAGAAAAGCGAAGCGATGACTACGCTCAAGATTGATGACAATATTGATCCCCAAGACGAGCAGTCACCCGGCTATTCGCAGTGTGAGACACGTCCCGGCACTCCCTTTGAGTTGCAGCCAGTTGAAAGCGATCCCGAAGACGAACAGTCACCCGGCTATCTGCAGTGTGAGACACGTCCCGGCACTCCCTTTGAGTTGCAGCCAGTTGAAGGCGATCCCCAAGACGAACAGTCACCGGGCTATTCGCAGTGGGAGACACGTCCCGGCACTCCCTTTGAGTTGCAGCCAGTTGAAAGCGATCCCGAAGACGAACAGTCACCGGGCTATTCGCAGTGGGAGACACGTCCCGGCACTCCCTTTGTGTTCCAGCCAGTTGAAGACGAAGGCAAGGAGGCGCTGCCGATAG CAGTTGCCTATGCATTGGGCCTTAAGAAAAGCGGATCGGTGCCTACGCTTAAGATCGATGACGATCGTGATCCCCAATTCCAGCAGTCACCGCGCTATCCGCAGTGCAAGGCACCTCCCTGCACTCCCTGCACTCCCGCTAAGTGGCAGCCAAAGGAAGGCCAAGGCGAGAAGGCGCTGCCGATAG CAGTTGCCTATGCATTGGGCCTTAAGAAAAGCGGATCGGTGCCTACGCTTAAGATCGATGACGATCGTGATCCCCAATTCCAGCAGTCACCGCGCTATCCGCAGTGCAAGGCACCTCCCTGCACTCCCTGCACTCCCGCTAAGTGGCAGCCAAAGGAAGGCCAAGGCAAGGAGGCGCTGCCGATAG CAGTTGCCTATGCATTGGGCCTTAAGAAAAGCGGATCGGTGCCTACGCTTAAGATCGATGACGATCGTGATCCCCAAGTCGAGCAGTCACCGCGCTATCCGCAGTGCAAGGCACCTCCCTGCACTCCCTGCACTCCCGCTAAGTTGCAGCCAGAGGAAGGCCAAGGCGGTTGGCTGTCTCCGCCTGTCGTCGTCGACGATGGGAGGCTCGATTTGCTGTCGTCGAGCATCCCAGAGCATAATACCATTATCGAGAAGATGCTCGATAAAAACCCAGTCGGTCGCTTTTATTGGGATTAA